In Sphingobacterium sp. PCS056, the following proteins share a genomic window:
- a CDS encoding DUF4998 domain-containing protein: protein MKTQLIKIIGKSMLFGVALLHLFSCSKSDDYKKYLKDGEISYTGKIDSIKVYSGKERVYITGLFMADPKIERLKVYWDNRQDSAELNINRTQDVDTLKLSLPIREGVHNFEFITFDGQGNKSLSVFKTGISYGERYGSGLLNRPYYTTGYFAGDQKTTISWGGIDLTSGATFTEVEYTNTAGKLVIQRDSIHIGESILKNYLPGKPYRYRTLFVPDTLSVDTFYTNYVTEIVPKEIYFKNMNFPFQTSAMAGSRWGTPADWLLNDAAKNFKHTDNKFYGGIEIRSNQACLSLEAGWWQWATPSPNLAPIINGKMYQTTNLQPGKYRFTITKLDKGAAGTVHLVAAKGTQLPDQAHLAVQSLGYQVISGTQAVLEFNLSEASAVTIGLLGNMPGTASDGSYIKITGNMTFEVLQ from the coding sequence ATGAAAACACAACTCATTAAAATAATAGGTAAGAGCATGCTGTTTGGCGTGGCGCTACTTCATCTTTTCAGCTGCTCAAAAAGTGATGATTATAAAAAATATCTAAAAGACGGAGAAATAAGCTACACAGGAAAAATAGATTCAATAAAAGTTTATTCTGGAAAAGAGCGGGTATATATTACCGGTCTATTTATGGCTGATCCAAAAATCGAACGATTAAAAGTCTATTGGGACAATCGACAGGACTCCGCCGAGCTCAACATCAATAGAACTCAGGATGTAGATACGTTAAAGTTATCGTTACCCATCCGAGAAGGGGTACATAATTTTGAATTTATCACCTTTGATGGACAAGGCAATAAATCACTCAGCGTTTTTAAAACAGGAATTTCCTATGGCGAAAGGTATGGATCTGGATTACTCAATCGCCCTTACTACACGACTGGCTATTTTGCCGGCGATCAAAAAACGACCATTTCTTGGGGAGGTATCGATTTGACCAGTGGAGCAACATTTACAGAAGTTGAGTATACCAATACGGCAGGAAAGCTGGTCATACAACGTGATTCGATCCATATCGGTGAAAGCATATTAAAAAACTATCTTCCTGGAAAACCGTACCGTTATCGTACTCTATTTGTCCCCGATACCTTAAGTGTCGATACATTTTACACCAACTATGTCACAGAGATAGTGCCTAAAGAGATTTACTTTAAAAATATGAATTTCCCATTCCAGACTTCTGCCATGGCAGGAAGCAGATGGGGAACTCCAGCAGACTGGTTATTGAATGATGCCGCAAAAAACTTTAAACATACCGACAATAAGTTCTATGGAGGTATAGAGATACGCTCCAACCAAGCTTGTTTATCCCTCGAAGCAGGATGGTGGCAATGGGCTACACCATCGCCAAACTTAGCTCCGATTATCAATGGAAAAATGTATCAAACGACCAACCTTCAACCTGGAAAATATCGGTTTACCATTACGAAACTAGACAAAGGAGCTGCAGGAACAGTACATTTAGTTGCTGCTAAAGGAACCCAATTACCTGATCAAGCTCATTTAGCTGTTCAAAGTTTGGGTTATCAGGTTATTTCAGGAACCCAGGCCGTATTGGAATTTAATTTGTCTGAAGCAAGTGCCGTCACTATCGGACTATTGGGCAACATGCCTGGAACAGCGAGTGATGGATCATACATCAAGATAACAGGTAATATGACTTTTGAAGTTTTACAATAA
- a CDS encoding SusC/RagA family TonB-linked outer membrane protein, with amino-acid sequence MKRGKVLKKRLGIWIFLMTVSCYVATAQQVRVTGKVSGSGVPIQGVTVGVLGSESKILTDARGMYAISTSKNATLVFTSVGYARQEIALAEKKVESDNMILLDVILQMNENVIEDVVVTGFGQREKRTSVVGSVTTINPKELKGPTSNLTTMLAGRVAGMIAFQRSGEPGSDNANFFIRGLGTFGTGKQDPLILIDNVESSPTDMARLQPDDISSFSVLRDANAAAMYGARGANGVVLITTKLGTDGKTKFEFRTENNISTNTRNFQFADNIRYMEMANEAYLTRPADASSGQGLPYWQSKIDHTRAGDNPLFYPNNNWIDQLIKDYTLNQRNNLNISGGGAKARYYLAGTYNIDNGILKVDGINNFNNNIKLKNYSVRSNVDINFTPTTTGIVRVYAQFDDYNGPIGGLDENNNRINGGAVTFRRAIWSNPVMFPALYPSSYMPYMNHPLFGNALNRNGGLFVNPYAEMVRGYQEFNTSTIMPQIELRQDLSAIVPGLNLTAMTYLKRYAYFEVSRRYNPFYYSATSNADGDLSLRVMNDGSQGSIGPVGTEYLDYSESAKEVNSMFYAHAIANYNRGFGKHNVGGTLIGLIQNSLSGNAGSLQLSLPARNIGLSGRFTYNFDDRYIAEFNFGYNGSERFAKARRMGFFPSFGVSYNISNESFFEPLREVVNKFKLRATHGYSGNDQIGRAQDRFFYLSEVNMNAGEISFGELGGYQRPTIAINRYANEAITWERSRQTNLGMDLSLFNAIELNIDIYKQIRSNILTNRSYIPSTMGLRAPIVANTNKAESKGVDLTLSYNKNFMNGWYLQGRSTLTYAVSKRLIVDEPAYQEPGRYTVGTSASQEFGYIAERLFVDDQEVLNSPVQFGKPGIDYLGGDIKYRDINGDGQITDLDRVAIGYPTTPELIYGFGGTVGGKGLDFSFYFQGSARSSFFINPENISPFYLNGGSQNGLLNVIADSYWSEENRDLYAFWPRLSENIIANNNQRSTWWMRNGSFLRLKTVEIGYTFKESLMNRLKAKNLRIYANGMNLFAISSFKMWDVEMGGRGIGYPIQATYNIGLQLGF; translated from the coding sequence ATGAAAAGAGGTAAAGTGCTTAAAAAGCGTCTTGGAATTTGGATATTTCTAATGACGGTAAGCTGCTATGTTGCCACAGCTCAACAAGTCCGCGTGACCGGAAAGGTATCGGGTAGTGGCGTCCCAATTCAAGGGGTTACAGTAGGAGTCCTAGGTAGCGAATCAAAAATTCTTACAGATGCACGGGGAATGTATGCTATAAGTACCAGTAAAAATGCAACCCTGGTTTTTACAAGTGTGGGATATGCCCGCCAAGAGATCGCATTAGCGGAAAAAAAAGTGGAATCCGATAATATGATCTTACTGGATGTCATACTCCAGATGAATGAAAATGTGATAGAAGATGTCGTTGTTACGGGTTTTGGACAACGGGAAAAAAGAACCTCTGTTGTAGGATCAGTGACGACCATCAATCCAAAAGAATTAAAGGGGCCAACCAGTAACTTGACGACCATGCTAGCAGGACGTGTAGCTGGTATGATTGCTTTTCAGCGCAGCGGAGAACCAGGATCTGATAATGCCAACTTTTTCATCAGAGGCCTGGGGACATTTGGTACCGGTAAACAAGATCCGCTGATTTTGATCGATAATGTCGAATCATCCCCAACCGATATGGCCCGCTTGCAACCAGACGATATTTCCAGCTTTTCAGTTCTGCGTGATGCAAATGCTGCTGCCATGTATGGTGCTCGCGGTGCAAATGGAGTCGTATTGATTACGACCAAATTAGGTACAGATGGAAAAACAAAGTTTGAATTTCGAACAGAAAACAACATTTCCACCAACACCAGAAATTTTCAGTTTGCGGATAATATTCGCTATATGGAAATGGCCAATGAAGCTTATCTGACACGACCTGCAGATGCTTCGAGCGGTCAGGGGTTGCCGTATTGGCAAAGTAAAATCGATCATACACGCGCTGGAGATAATCCGCTATTTTATCCCAATAATAACTGGATCGATCAGCTGATCAAAGATTACACACTCAATCAACGAAACAATTTAAATATTTCAGGTGGTGGTGCAAAAGCAAGGTACTACTTAGCCGGAACTTACAATATCGACAACGGGATTCTGAAAGTTGATGGCATCAACAATTTTAATAATAATATTAAGCTGAAAAATTACTCCGTCCGTTCCAATGTCGATATCAATTTTACACCGACCACAACGGGAATTGTGCGTGTCTACGCCCAATTTGATGATTACAATGGTCCTATTGGTGGTTTGGACGAGAATAATAACCGTATCAATGGTGGTGCGGTCACCTTTAGACGTGCAATATGGTCAAACCCTGTGATGTTTCCCGCGCTATATCCATCTTCATATATGCCTTATATGAACCATCCGCTATTTGGCAATGCATTAAATCGCAACGGAGGACTGTTTGTCAATCCTTATGCGGAAATGGTACGTGGATATCAGGAATTCAATACCTCGACCATTATGCCTCAAATTGAATTACGTCAAGACCTAAGTGCTATCGTACCAGGTCTAAACTTAACCGCTATGACCTACTTAAAACGCTATGCATATTTTGAAGTGAGCAGAAGGTACAATCCATTTTATTACTCCGCAACATCAAATGCTGATGGCGACCTATCACTGCGTGTCATGAACGATGGATCTCAAGGTTCAATAGGCCCTGTAGGAACAGAATATCTCGATTACTCAGAGTCTGCCAAAGAGGTCAATTCGATGTTTTATGCCCATGCTATTGCCAATTACAATCGTGGATTTGGCAAACACAATGTTGGCGGTACACTCATTGGATTAATTCAAAACTCATTGAGTGGTAATGCTGGTTCGTTACAATTATCTTTACCGGCTCGTAATATCGGTCTTTCGGGTAGATTTACCTATAATTTTGATGATCGCTACATTGCCGAATTTAACTTCGGTTATAATGGATCTGAGCGATTTGCTAAAGCACGACGTATGGGTTTCTTCCCTTCATTTGGTGTATCTTATAATATCTCCAATGAGTCGTTTTTTGAACCGCTACGCGAAGTGGTCAATAAATTCAAATTAAGGGCCACCCATGGATATTCCGGAAATGATCAAATCGGTCGAGCACAGGACCGTTTTTTCTATCTTTCAGAAGTCAACATGAATGCCGGTGAAATTTCGTTCGGAGAACTGGGGGGATATCAGAGACCGACTATTGCAATCAACCGATATGCCAATGAAGCCATCACCTGGGAGCGATCTCGCCAAACCAACTTGGGTATGGATCTGAGTCTATTTAATGCTATTGAATTAAACATCGATATATACAAACAAATCCGTAGCAACATTCTCACCAATCGGTCTTATATCCCTAGCACAATGGGCTTAAGAGCCCCTATCGTAGCCAATACCAATAAAGCAGAAAGCAAGGGTGTGGATCTCACATTGAGCTATAATAAAAACTTCATGAACGGCTGGTACCTTCAGGGAAGAAGCACATTAACCTATGCCGTCAGTAAACGCTTAATCGTTGATGAACCAGCTTATCAAGAGCCCGGACGCTATACTGTCGGAACCTCAGCCTCACAAGAGTTCGGATACATCGCTGAAAGACTTTTTGTGGATGATCAAGAAGTGTTAAATTCTCCTGTTCAATTTGGTAAACCTGGCATTGATTATTTAGGTGGAGATATCAAGTACAGAGATATCAATGGCGATGGCCAAATTACCGATCTGGATCGTGTAGCGATCGGTTACCCAACGACACCCGAACTGATTTATGGATTTGGAGGCACAGTGGGCGGTAAAGGTCTAGATTTTAGCTTCTATTTCCAAGGTTCTGCAAGATCTTCATTCTTTATCAATCCTGAAAACATCTCCCCTTTCTATCTCAACGGAGGTTCTCAAAATGGACTTCTAAACGTGATTGCTGATAGTTACTGGAGTGAAGAAAACCGAGATCTATATGCCTTCTGGCCAAGATTAAGTGAAAATATTATTGCCAACAACAACCAAAGATCGACGTGGTGGATGCGCAATGGATCATTCTTAAGATTAAAAACTGTTGAAATCGGCTATACCTTCAAAGAAAGTTTAATGAATAGACTGAAAGCAAAAAATCTACGGATTTATGCCAATGGAATGAATCTATTCGCGATCAGTTCTTTTAAAATGTGGGACGTAGAAATGGGAGGACGAGGTATCGGTTATCCGATTCAAGCCACTTATAATATTGGCTTGCAGCTTGGTTTTTAA
- a CDS encoding DUF5000 domain-containing lipoprotein codes for MKQTKLYIFTILMLTAALSSCKEEFKTAQVTNTTAPQPVSNVQIENLPGAARIHYTLPKDQDLLYVRATYTLASGQEMEVKSSYYNNSLLVEGFADMKPHDIKLSTVNRSEMSSTPVTVSVTPLENPIWDTFRSLEAIGAFGGIRITADNEKEKNLTIMVMVDSLGEWVPSVDNIYTSVKQINRTIRGFAPNPKQFAITIRDKYMNFTDTMVTTITPLFETALPKSRYNAISLPTDAKQQYASTGLSKMWDGDIINWPNISLTDVTINGPQWITFDTGTLAKMSRIVIWNYPEYTNNGRMYYYGGNVKNFEIWGSDNPPSDGSWNNWKLLGTFESKKPSGLPMGQQTDEDYQLANSGLSFDFDVSAPKVRYLRIKTSKNWQGSSFMAIAEVQVYGDPR; via the coding sequence ATGAAACAAACAAAACTTTATATTTTCACAATACTGATGCTAACAGCGGCATTGAGTAGTTGTAAGGAGGAGTTTAAAACAGCTCAGGTAACTAATACTACCGCACCACAGCCCGTAAGCAATGTCCAGATCGAAAATTTACCGGGAGCAGCTCGTATCCATTACACACTGCCTAAGGATCAGGATCTGCTTTACGTTCGGGCAACCTACACTTTGGCCTCTGGTCAAGAAATGGAGGTAAAATCTTCCTACTACAACAACTCATTGCTTGTAGAAGGATTTGCGGATATGAAACCTCATGATATTAAACTCTCTACCGTAAACCGTAGCGAAATGAGTTCAACACCTGTAACCGTATCGGTTACTCCATTGGAAAATCCGATCTGGGATACTTTTCGAAGTTTAGAAGCGATTGGTGCTTTTGGAGGAATACGCATAACTGCAGATAATGAAAAGGAAAAAAACTTAACCATTATGGTTATGGTAGATTCTTTAGGAGAATGGGTGCCATCGGTAGACAATATTTACACATCTGTAAAACAGATCAATCGAACCATTAGAGGATTTGCCCCTAATCCAAAACAATTTGCGATCACCATACGCGATAAATACATGAATTTTACGGATACCATGGTGACCACCATTACCCCCTTATTTGAAACCGCATTACCAAAATCCCGTTATAATGCTATCAGTTTACCTACTGATGCTAAGCAACAGTATGCGTCGACAGGATTATCAAAAATGTGGGATGGCGATATCATCAATTGGCCTAATATCTCCCTCACGGATGTCACGATCAATGGTCCTCAATGGATCACTTTTGATACAGGAACCTTAGCAAAAATGAGTAGGATCGTCATCTGGAATTATCCAGAATACACCAACAATGGCCGTATGTATTATTATGGTGGGAATGTAAAAAATTTCGAAATCTGGGGTTCAGACAACCCACCTTCGGATGGAAGTTGGAATAACTGGAAACTACTAGGAACCTTTGAAAGCAAAAAACCTTCAGGATTACCGATGGGGCAACAGACCGATGAAGATTACCAACTCGCCAATTCGGGACTAAGTTTTGATTTTGATGTCAGTGCTCCAAAGGTGCGCTATCTGCGGATAAAAACTTCAAAAAACTGGCAAGGTTCTTCATTTATGGCAATTGCAGAAGTTCAGGTATATGGAGACCCTCGCTAA
- a CDS encoding RagB/SusD family nutrient uptake outer membrane protein codes for MKNLKIKKIKRYLIYLSVSTIGFSACADYIDVVPDNVATIDNAFSLRNEAEKFLFTCYAWLPNNADAQSNTGFLAGDEVWIPVAQREIYPANNWRIARGGQNVNDPLVDIWRSGMWTAIRDCNIFLENVSNPSKVPDLSSEDRSRWIGEVMFLKAYYHYLLMRQYGPIPLARTNIPLDANQQEVRVTQRPVDEAVNYIVSLLDSASNSAVPLIISDQASELGRVTKPIIQSIKAEVLLTAASPLFNGNADFQSVSNKDGEPLFNPVYDASKWTRAAEAAKDAIASAESAGIAFFPFRKTEYGQFKMSDETAQVLGINLGFNERWSSEHIWANPNYQAWNIQRDAMPLLTTDAVVGTARQHLSAPIKIAEMFYTKNGVPINEDKTLDFTNRFTLRTAKNEERFHIKEGYTTARLNYDREARFYASLGFDGGIWFKFDTKSLSDEDTYYVQAKLNQPAGANNHGWINETGYFLKKLVNWEQAFASSGVSYKSYPWPTIRLSDIYLMYAEALNEANGPSPEVYTYLDRIRERAGLAGIVESWSSFSTNPSKPNTKDGLREIIQRERMIELVFEGKRYWDLRRWKLAVNYFNQNITGWSVNQEVTSDYYRLRTLYAQTFVAPRDYFWPIAQGELTVNPSLVQNLGW; via the coding sequence ATGAAAAATTTAAAGATAAAAAAGATAAAACGGTACCTCATATATCTATCCGTAAGTACCATCGGTTTTTCCGCATGTGCAGATTATATTGATGTCGTTCCCGACAATGTTGCGACTATAGACAATGCGTTTTCATTACGCAACGAAGCTGAAAAATTCTTATTTACATGCTATGCATGGCTACCAAACAATGCCGATGCACAGAGCAATACCGGTTTTTTAGCAGGCGATGAAGTATGGATTCCTGTAGCGCAGCGCGAGATCTATCCTGCGAATAATTGGCGTATTGCACGTGGAGGACAAAATGTAAATGACCCCTTGGTAGATATCTGGCGAAGCGGAATGTGGACCGCTATACGTGATTGCAATATTTTTTTAGAAAATGTTTCCAATCCATCAAAAGTACCCGATTTATCCAGTGAAGACCGCTCAAGATGGATTGGGGAAGTGATGTTCCTAAAGGCATACTACCACTATCTTTTGATGCGTCAATATGGTCCTATACCCTTGGCGCGCACCAATATTCCTTTGGATGCAAACCAACAAGAAGTACGAGTGACCCAACGTCCCGTAGACGAAGCCGTGAATTACATCGTATCCTTGTTAGATTCAGCTTCAAACAGTGCTGTTCCTTTGATTATTTCGGATCAGGCATCTGAATTAGGTAGGGTCACCAAGCCTATTATTCAATCGATAAAAGCCGAAGTTTTGCTAACAGCAGCAAGTCCCTTATTCAATGGTAATGCAGATTTTCAGTCGGTGAGTAACAAAGATGGAGAACCTCTTTTTAATCCCGTGTACGATGCTTCCAAATGGACACGTGCTGCCGAAGCAGCCAAAGACGCAATTGCATCAGCTGAATCTGCAGGTATTGCATTTTTCCCATTCCGCAAAACGGAATATGGACAATTCAAAATGAGTGATGAAACTGCACAAGTATTAGGGATAAACTTAGGTTTCAATGAGCGCTGGTCTTCTGAGCACATCTGGGCAAATCCTAATTACCAAGCTTGGAATATCCAGCGAGATGCGATGCCTTTGCTCACCACAGATGCTGTAGTCGGTACTGCAAGACAGCATTTAAGCGCTCCAATCAAAATTGCTGAAATGTTTTATACCAAAAATGGCGTCCCGATCAATGAGGATAAGACCTTAGACTTTACCAATAGGTTTACGCTAAGGACCGCTAAGAATGAAGAACGCTTTCATATAAAAGAAGGATATACCACAGCTAGGCTAAATTATGACCGTGAAGCCCGATTTTATGCATCATTAGGTTTTGATGGCGGTATCTGGTTTAAATTTGACACGAAAAGCTTATCCGATGAAGACACCTATTATGTACAGGCAAAACTCAATCAACCTGCAGGGGCTAATAATCACGGATGGATCAATGAGACTGGTTATTTCTTAAAAAAACTAGTCAACTGGGAACAAGCCTTTGCTAGCAGTGGTGTGAGTTACAAATCATACCCGTGGCCAACGATCCGTTTGAGTGATATCTACCTCATGTATGCCGAAGCTTTAAATGAAGCCAATGGACCATCTCCAGAGGTATATACTTATTTGGATCGCATCCGCGAACGGGCAGGATTGGCCGGTATCGTCGAATCTTGGAGTTCATTTTCTACCAATCCCAGCAAACCAAATACGAAAGATGGACTACGCGAAATTATTCAACGTGAACGCATGATCGAATTAGTATTTGAAGGAAAGCGCTATTGGGATCTACGCCGTTGGAAATTGGCGGTTAATTATTTCAACCAAAATATCACAGGATGGAGTGTTAACCAAGAGGTGACCAGTGATTACTACCGCTTACGCACGCTATATGCACAAACATTTGTCGCACCACGTGATTACTTTTGGCCGATCGCACAAGGAGAATTAACCGTAAACCCTTCACTGGTGCAAAATTTGGGTTGGTAG